The following are encoded in a window of Poecile atricapillus isolate bPoeAtr1 chromosome 3, bPoeAtr1.hap1, whole genome shotgun sequence genomic DNA:
- the TAGAP gene encoding T-cell activation Rho GTPase-activating protein isoform X3 — protein sequence MKVLSSCNTSKTLNAGNMESLIECQTEADAKKCPLSAPADTENGLCLSNDGTKKRKKVISQSFTLRRSLTKRNSSGQLDLDAKVTLFGHPLALICGEDDTLPQPIQDLLAILYMKGPSTEGIFRKAANEKARKELKEDLNKGGDVDLKSKSVHLLAVVLKDFLRNIPSKLLSADLYEKWMQALEKPSKQEKIEELKEVADKLPRPNLVLLKLLLALLHHISQNAETNRMDSSNLAICIGPNMLSPGTDSALPLEVQKEMNDKVC from the exons ATGAAAGTGTTAAGCAGCTGTAATACT TCAAAGACACTAAATGCTGGGAACATGGAGAGTCTGATTGAGTGCCAGACAGAG GCTGATGCCAAGAAATGTCCCCTGTCAGCCCCAGCAGATACTGAAAACGGACTTTGCCTCTCAAACG AtggaacaaagaaaagaaagaaggtgATATCGCAGTCATTTACTCTGAGAAGAAGCCTTACCAAAAGAAATTCCTCAGGACAGCTAGACTTGGATGCCAAAGTCACTCTGTTTGGCCATCCTCTGGCACTTATCTGTGGGGAAGATGACACACTGCCCCAGCCAATCCAG gATCTCCTAGCCATATTATATATGAAAGGACCTTCTACCGAAGGGATTTTCAGAAAAGCTGCCAATGAGAAAGCACGAAAGGAGTTGAAGGAGGACCTAAACAAAGGCGGGGATGTTGATCTGAAAAGCAAATCTGTGCACCTGCTGGCCGTGGTTTTAAAG GACTTTCTCCGAAATATTCCCTCCAAACTCCTATCAGCTGACCTCTATGAGAAATGGATGCAAGCTCTAGAGAAGCCaagcaagcaagaaaaaatTGAAGAATTGAAAGA GGTGGCTGACAAGCTCCCGAGACCAAACCTCGTGTTGCTCAAGCTCTTGCTCGCTCTGCTCCACCACATCAGCCAAAATGCTGAGACCAACAGGATGGACTCCAGCAACCTGGCCATCTGCATTGGCCCAAATATGCTGAGCCCAGGGACGGACAGCGC